From one Streptomyces sp. R41 genomic stretch:
- the dnaG gene encoding DNA primase, with protein sequence MAGRINDEDVKAVRDAVPIDAVVSEYLQLRNAGGGNLKGLCPFHDEKSPSFQVSPSKGLFHCFGCQEGGDTITFVMKVDHLSFSEAVERLAGQAGITLRYEEGGYNPSHQRGERIRLVEAHKAAAQFYIEQLDTSAEADAGRKFLAERGFDQAAAAHFGVGYSPQGWDHLTRYLRGKGFTDKELLLSGLSQEGRRGPIDRFRGRLMWPIRDIGGEVVGFGARKLYDSDNGPKYLNTPDTAIYRKSQVLYGIDLAKKEIAKSSRAVVVEGYTDVMACHLAGITTAIATCGTAFGGDHIKILRRLLMDNGSARVIFTFDGDAAGQKAALRAFEDDQKFAAETYIAIAPDGMDPCELRLAKGDEAVADLVEPRTPLFEFALRQIVLRYDLETPAGRAAALDEAAPIVARIKNSGAQHEVAVQLAGMLGILDTQFVVKRVAQLARWARDRGGKGPAPAGQRPQQTYAAVRAPSGGPALNLRNPVFATERELLKLALQRPELVSPAFDAYGIDEFTAPPYAAVRQAIMEAGGAEYGVQDPQEYLVRIRETAPDDVVRAMVTELAVEAIMRKTVDEGYAGDQLVMVRRRAVDRRIRDVQGSLARQSAHGDPAQLAAVQNELWVLQQYGQALRERGAEAL encoded by the coding sequence GTGGCTGGAAGGATCAACGACGAGGACGTGAAGGCTGTTCGGGACGCGGTCCCGATCGACGCCGTGGTGTCCGAGTACCTCCAGCTTCGCAACGCGGGCGGCGGCAACCTCAAGGGCCTGTGCCCGTTCCACGACGAGAAGTCACCGTCCTTCCAGGTCAGCCCGAGCAAGGGACTCTTCCACTGCTTCGGCTGCCAGGAGGGCGGCGACACCATCACGTTCGTGATGAAGGTCGACCACCTCTCCTTCTCGGAGGCCGTCGAGCGCCTCGCAGGCCAGGCGGGCATCACGCTGCGGTACGAGGAGGGCGGGTACAACCCCTCCCACCAGCGCGGCGAGCGCATCCGCCTGGTCGAGGCGCACAAGGCGGCCGCGCAGTTCTACATCGAGCAGCTCGACACCAGCGCCGAGGCCGACGCGGGCCGCAAATTCCTCGCCGAGCGCGGCTTCGACCAGGCGGCGGCCGCCCACTTCGGCGTCGGCTACAGCCCCCAGGGCTGGGACCACCTCACCCGCTATCTCCGCGGCAAGGGCTTCACCGACAAGGAGCTGCTCCTCTCCGGCCTCTCCCAGGAGGGCCGCCGCGGCCCCATCGACCGCTTCCGCGGCCGTCTGATGTGGCCGATCCGCGACATCGGCGGCGAGGTCGTCGGCTTCGGAGCGAGGAAGCTGTACGACTCGGACAACGGGCCGAAGTACCTGAACACGCCCGACACGGCGATCTACAGAAAGTCCCAGGTCCTGTACGGCATCGACCTCGCCAAGAAGGAGATCGCCAAGAGCAGCCGGGCGGTCGTGGTCGAGGGCTACACGGACGTGATGGCCTGCCATCTGGCCGGGATCACCACCGCCATCGCGACCTGCGGTACGGCGTTCGGCGGCGACCACATCAAGATCCTCCGCCGGCTGCTGATGGACAACGGCTCGGCGCGCGTGATCTTCACCTTCGACGGCGACGCGGCCGGCCAGAAGGCGGCCCTGCGCGCCTTCGAGGACGACCAGAAGTTCGCCGCGGAGACGTACATCGCCATCGCCCCGGACGGCATGGACCCCTGCGAGCTGCGCCTCGCCAAGGGCGACGAGGCGGTCGCCGACCTGGTCGAACCCCGCACGCCGCTCTTCGAGTTCGCGCTGCGCCAGATCGTCCTGCGCTACGACCTGGAGACGCCGGCGGGGCGCGCAGCCGCCCTCGACGAGGCGGCACCCATCGTCGCCCGCATCAAGAACAGCGGCGCACAGCACGAGGTGGCCGTCCAGCTCGCCGGCATGCTCGGCATCCTCGACACCCAGTTCGTGGTCAAGCGGGTGGCCCAGCTGGCCCGTTGGGCCCGCGACCGCGGCGGCAAGGGCCCGGCGCCGGCCGGGCAGCGCCCCCAGCAGACGTACGCCGCCGTGCGGGCACCCAGCGGCGGCCCGGCGCTCAACCTCCGCAACCCCGTCTTCGCCACCGAGCGCGAGCTGCTCAAACTCGCCCTCCAGCGGCCCGAATTGGTCTCTCCGGCGTTCGACGCGTACGGGATCGACGAGTTCACCGCCCCGCCGTACGCGGCCGTGCGCCAGGCGATCATGGAGGCGGGCGGCGCCGAGTACGGCGTCCAGGACCCTCAGGAGTATCTGGTCCGGATCCGCGAGACCGCCCCGGACGACGTGGTGCGCGCGATGGTCACGGAGCTGGCCGTCGAGGCGATCATGCGCAAGACCGTCGACGAGGGCTACGCGGGCGACCAGCTCGTCATGGTCCGCCGCCGCGCCGTCGACCGCCGTATCCGGGACGTCCAGGGCTCCCTGGCCCGGCAGAGCGCCCACGGCGACCCGGCACAGCTGGCCGCCGTGCAGAACGAGCTGTGGGTGCTGCAGCAGTACGGGCAGGCGTTGCGCGAGCGGGGCGCGGAGGCGCTCTGA
- a CDS encoding ABC transporter ATP-binding protein gives MAGPMGRMMAGGGPDQRSMDFKGSGKRLLAQFKPERATMYVMLLAVVLSVGLSVVGPKILGKATDLVFAGIIGRQMPSGATKAEVLESMRERGEGGMADMLSGTDFTPGKGIDFNAVGEVLGLAVVVFVLAGLLMAVATRLVNRAVNKTVYRLREDIQAKLSRLPLSYFDKRQRGEVLSRATNDIDNIGQTLQQSMGQLINSLLTIVGVLAMMFWVSPLLALVALVTVPLSFYVATRVGKRSQPHFVQQWRTTGKLNAHIEEMYTGHTLVKVFGRQEESAAQFAEQNEKLYEAGFKAQFNSGVMQPLMMFVSNLNYVLVAVVGGLRVASGSLSIGDVQAFIQYSRQFSMPLTQVASMANLVQSGVASAERIFELLDADEQEADPLPSARPDEMRGRVALENVSFRYDPEKPLIEDLSLKVEPGHTVAIVGPTGAGKTTLVNLLMRFYEVTGGRIALDGVDIATMSRDELRAGIGMVLQDTWLFGGTIAENIAYGASRDVTRGEVEEAARAAHADRFIRTLPDGYDTVIDDEGTGVSAGEKQLITIARAFLSDPVILVLDEATSSVDTRTEVLIQKAMAKLAHGRTSFVIAHRLSTIRDADTILVMENGSIVEQGAHTDLLAANGAYARLYQAQFAQAVAEVD, from the coding sequence ATGGCGGGGCCGATGGGGCGGATGATGGCCGGGGGCGGTCCCGATCAGCGCTCGATGGATTTCAAGGGGTCCGGCAAACGGCTCCTCGCACAGTTCAAGCCTGAGCGCGCCACGATGTACGTGATGCTGCTCGCCGTCGTGCTGAGCGTGGGGCTCTCGGTGGTCGGACCGAAGATCCTCGGCAAGGCCACCGACCTGGTCTTCGCGGGCATCATCGGGCGGCAGATGCCGTCCGGCGCCACCAAGGCCGAAGTGCTCGAGTCCATGCGGGAGCGTGGCGAGGGCGGCATGGCCGACATGCTCTCGGGGACGGACTTCACACCGGGCAAGGGCATCGACTTCAACGCGGTCGGCGAGGTGCTCGGGCTCGCGGTCGTGGTCTTCGTGCTGGCCGGACTGCTGATGGCGGTGGCGACCCGGCTGGTGAACCGGGCGGTCAACAAGACCGTGTACCGGCTGCGCGAGGACATCCAGGCGAAGCTGTCGCGGCTTCCGCTGTCGTACTTCGACAAGCGGCAGCGCGGTGAGGTGCTCAGCCGGGCGACGAACGACATCGACAACATCGGGCAGACGCTCCAGCAGTCGATGGGCCAGCTCATCAACTCCCTGCTGACCATCGTGGGCGTGCTCGCGATGATGTTCTGGGTCTCCCCGCTGCTCGCGCTCGTGGCGCTGGTGACGGTCCCGCTCTCCTTCTACGTCGCCACGCGCGTCGGCAAGCGGTCGCAGCCGCACTTCGTGCAGCAGTGGCGCACCACCGGCAAGCTCAACGCGCACATCGAGGAGATGTACACCGGGCACACCCTGGTGAAGGTCTTCGGGCGGCAGGAGGAGTCGGCGGCGCAGTTCGCCGAGCAGAACGAGAAGTTGTACGAGGCCGGGTTCAAGGCGCAGTTCAACAGCGGGGTCATGCAGCCGCTGATGATGTTCGTGTCGAACCTCAACTATGTGCTGGTTGCGGTGGTCGGCGGACTGCGCGTCGCGTCCGGCTCGCTGTCGATCGGTGACGTCCAGGCCTTCATCCAGTACTCCCGCCAGTTCTCGATGCCGCTGACGCAGGTCGCGTCGATGGCGAACCTGGTGCAGTCGGGCGTCGCCTCGGCCGAGCGCATCTTCGAACTCCTCGACGCGGACGAGCAGGAGGCCGACCCGCTGCCGAGCGCCCGTCCCGACGAAATGCGCGGGCGGGTGGCGCTGGAGAACGTGTCCTTCCGGTACGACCCCGAGAAGCCGCTGATCGAGGATCTGTCGCTGAAGGTGGAGCCCGGGCACACCGTGGCGATCGTCGGCCCCACGGGCGCCGGCAAGACGACACTGGTGAACCTCCTGATGCGGTTCTACGAGGTCACCGGCGGGCGCATCGCACTCGACGGGGTCGACATCGCGACCATGTCCCGGGACGAGCTCCGGGCCGGGATCGGGATGGTGCTCCAGGACACCTGGCTGTTCGGTGGCACGATCGCCGAGAACATCGCGTACGGGGCCTCGCGGGACGTCACGCGCGGGGAGGTCGAGGAGGCGGCGCGGGCCGCTCACGCGGACCGGTTCATCCGCACGCTTCCCGACGGGTACGACACCGTGATCGACGACGAGGGGACCGGGGTCAGCGCGGGTGAGAAGCAGCTGATCACGATCGCTCGGGCGTTCCTGTCCGATCCGGTGATCCTCGTTCTCGACGAGGCGACGAGTTCGGTGGACACGCGTACGGAGGTGCTGATCCAGAAGGCGATGGCGAAGCTCGCGCATGGGCGGACGTCGTTCGTCATCGCGCACCGTCTGTCGACGATTCGCGACGCCGACACCATCCTCGTGATGGAGAACGGTTCGATCGTGGAGCAGGGCGCACACACCGACCTGCTCGCGGCGAACGGAGCCTACGCCCGCCTGTACCAGGCCCAGTTCGCCCAGGCGGTCGCCGAGGTGGACTGA
- a CDS encoding NAD(P)/FAD-dependent oxidoreductase → MVDADQTFVIVGGGLAGAKAAETLRAEGFTGRVILICDERDHPYERPPLSKGYLLGKEERDSVFVHEPAWYAQNDIELHLGQTVDAIDRIAKTVRFGDDGTLVHYDKLLLATGAEPRRLDIPGTDLAGVHHLRRLAHAERLKGVLAALGRDNGHIVIAGAGWIGLEVAAAAREYGAEVTVVEPEPTPLHAVLGPELGQVFAELHREHGVRFHFGRRLTEIVGQDGMVLAARTDDGEEHPAHDVLAAIGAAPRTALAEAAGLTLADRAHGGGVAVDERLRTSDPDIYAAGDVAAFHHTLFGTRLRVEHWANALNGGPAAARSMLGREVTYDRVPYFFSDQYDVGMEYSGWAPPGSYDQVVIRGDAGKRQFIAFWVKEGRVLAGMNVNVWDVTEPIQQLIRSRAQVDTEALADPHVPLDSLAP, encoded by the coding sequence GTGGTCGACGCGGATCAGACATTCGTCATCGTCGGGGGAGGTCTCGCCGGCGCGAAGGCGGCCGAGACGCTCCGAGCGGAGGGCTTCACCGGCCGCGTGATACTGATCTGCGACGAACGCGACCACCCGTACGAACGCCCGCCGCTGTCCAAGGGCTATCTCCTCGGCAAGGAGGAGCGCGACAGCGTTTTCGTGCACGAACCCGCCTGGTACGCGCAGAACGACATCGAGCTGCACCTCGGCCAGACCGTCGACGCCATCGACCGCATCGCGAAGACCGTCCGCTTCGGCGACGACGGCACCCTCGTCCACTACGACAAGCTGCTCCTGGCGACGGGCGCGGAGCCGCGCCGACTCGACATCCCGGGCACCGACCTCGCGGGCGTCCACCACCTGCGCCGCCTCGCCCACGCGGAGCGGCTGAAGGGCGTCCTCGCCGCCCTCGGCCGTGACAACGGGCACATCGTGATCGCGGGCGCCGGCTGGATCGGCCTGGAGGTCGCGGCGGCCGCCCGGGAGTACGGCGCCGAGGTCACCGTCGTCGAGCCCGAGCCGACCCCGCTGCACGCGGTCCTCGGCCCCGAGCTCGGCCAGGTCTTCGCCGAACTGCACCGCGAGCACGGCGTCCGATTCCACTTCGGCCGCCGGCTCACCGAGATCGTCGGCCAGGACGGCATGGTGCTCGCCGCGCGTACGGACGACGGCGAGGAGCACCCCGCCCACGACGTGCTCGCCGCGATCGGTGCCGCCCCGCGCACCGCCCTCGCCGAGGCCGCGGGCCTCACCCTCGCCGACCGCGCGCACGGCGGCGGCGTCGCGGTCGACGAGCGGCTGCGCACCTCCGACCCCGACATCTACGCGGCCGGGGACGTAGCCGCCTTCCACCACACCCTCTTCGGCACCCGGCTGCGCGTCGAGCACTGGGCCAACGCCCTGAACGGCGGACCGGCGGCGGCGCGCTCGATGCTGGGGCGCGAGGTGACCTACGACCGGGTGCCGTACTTCTTCTCCGACCAGTACGACGTGGGGATGGAGTATTCGGGGTGGGCGCCCCCGGGGTCGTACGACCAGGTGGTGATCCGGGGAGACGCGGGCAAGCGGCAGTTCATCGCCTTCTGGGTGAAGGAAGGGCGCGTGCTGGCCGGGATGAACGTGAATGTGTGGGACGTCACGGAGCCGATCCAGCAGCTGATCCGATCCCGGGCCCAGGTGGACACCGAGGCACTGGCCGACCCGCACGTTCCGCTGGACAGCCTGGCCCCGTGA
- a CDS encoding deoxyguanosinetriphosphate triphosphohydrolase, with amino-acid sequence MEGIAPKAPKAYENHTAHDGRQAYDESAVERFAVEPDKRPGRTAFQRDRARVLHSSALRRLAGKTQVVTPGTRSQVWDASPRTRLTHSLECAQVGRELGAALGCDPDLVEAACLSHDLGHPPFGHNGEQALNEFAEDCGGFEGNAQSLRLLTRIEPKRFVHSEALTSAAGAAGDDLVSVGLNLTRAALDAATKYPWPRGAHPTDHKSPKFGVYEDDRPVFDWVRKDAPGTRTCFEAQVMDWSDDVAYSVHDVEDGLHAGHIDPNCLHAEPERQEIFAVAIGRYVPADTDPAELSEALDRLLDQEWWPHGYDGSAVAQARLKDATSQLIGRFCLAAEGATRATYGSGRLTRYAAELVVPRGARHECAVLKAVADRYVMQRAEQERLRADQRIVVAELAKALTARAPDGLDPQFRALFDNAIDDRARKRVIVDQIASLTDASARSLHLGLTTRSYGSGGV; translated from the coding sequence ATGGAAGGCATCGCACCGAAGGCACCCAAGGCATACGAGAACCACACGGCGCACGACGGACGGCAGGCGTACGACGAGTCCGCCGTCGAGCGCTTCGCCGTCGAGCCCGACAAACGCCCCGGTCGCACCGCCTTCCAGCGCGACCGTGCGCGCGTCCTGCACTCCTCCGCCCTGCGACGCCTCGCGGGCAAGACCCAGGTCGTGACCCCGGGCACCCGGAGCCAGGTCTGGGACGCCAGCCCCCGTACGCGGCTGACCCACTCCCTGGAGTGCGCCCAGGTCGGCCGCGAGCTCGGCGCCGCCCTCGGCTGCGACCCCGACCTGGTCGAGGCGGCCTGCCTCTCGCACGACCTGGGTCACCCGCCCTTCGGGCACAACGGCGAACAAGCGCTGAACGAGTTCGCGGAGGACTGCGGAGGCTTCGAGGGCAACGCGCAGTCGCTGCGGCTGCTCACCCGTATCGAACCCAAGCGCTTCGTCCACTCGGAGGCTTTGACATCAGCCGCCGGCGCGGCCGGGGACGACCTCGTCAGCGTCGGGCTCAATCTCACCCGCGCCGCCCTCGACGCCGCCACCAAGTACCCCTGGCCGCGCGGCGCCCACCCCACCGACCACAAGTCGCCCAAGTTCGGGGTCTACGAAGACGACCGGCCGGTCTTCGACTGGGTCCGCAAGGACGCCCCGGGCACCCGTACGTGCTTCGAGGCCCAGGTCATGGACTGGTCGGACGACGTGGCGTATTCGGTGCACGACGTCGAGGACGGTCTGCACGCGGGCCACATCGACCCCAACTGCCTGCACGCGGAGCCCGAACGGCAGGAGATCTTCGCGGTGGCCATCGGGCGGTACGTGCCCGCGGACACGGATCCCGCCGAGCTGTCCGAGGCCCTCGACCGACTCCTGGACCAGGAGTGGTGGCCGCACGGGTACGACGGATCGGCCGTCGCGCAGGCCCGGTTGAAGGACGCCACCAGCCAGCTCATCGGCCGTTTCTGCCTGGCGGCGGAGGGCGCCACGCGCGCGACGTACGGCAGCGGACGGCTCACGCGGTACGCGGCAGAGCTGGTCGTCCCTCGAGGTGCCCGGCACGAGTGCGCCGTTCTCAAAGCCGTCGCCGACCGGTACGTCATGCAGCGCGCCGAGCAGGAGCGGCTCCGCGCCGACCAGCGGATCGTCGTCGCCGAACTGGCCAAGGCGCTCACGGCCCGCGCGCCCGACGGCCTGGATCCGCAGTTCCGGGCGCTGTTCGACAACGCGATCGACGACCGCGCCCGCAAGCGCGTGATCGTCGACCAGATCGCTTCTCTCACCGACGCCTCGGCGCGTTCCCTGCACCTCGGGCTCACCACGCGTTCCTATGGGAGCGGAGGAGTGTGA
- a CDS encoding ABC transporter ATP-binding protein, producing the protein MLIRLLRTYLSPYKKPISLLVLLQFLQTCATLYLPTLNAHIIDNGVVKGDTGYILSFGAVMIGISLAQVVCNTGAVYYGARTASAVGRDIRAAVFDRVQSFSAREVGHFGAPSLITRTTNDVQQVQMLALMTFTLLVSAPIMCVGGIILALGLDVPLSGVLVAVVPVLGISVTLIVRRLRPLFRTMQVRLDTVNRVLREQITGNRVIRAFVRDDYEKDRFRGANTELTEVSLGTGRMLALMFPIVMTVVNLSSIAVVWFGAHRIDSGGMQIGDLTAFLAYLMQIVMSVMMATFMFMMVPRAEVCAERIQEVLATDSSVVPPTAPVLELRRHGHLEIRGGGFRYPGAEEPVLKAIDLVARPGEVTAVIGSTGSGKSTLLGLVPRLFDATDGEVLVDGVDVATIEPKLLARTVGLVPQKPYLFAGTVATNLRYGNPDATDEELWHALEVAQAKGFVKALENGLDSPISQGGTNVSGGQRQRLAIARTLVQRPEIYLFDDSFSALDYATDAALRAALAEETAEATVVIVAQRVSTIRDADRIVVLDEGRVVGTGRHHELMADNETYREIVLSQLTEAEAA; encoded by the coding sequence GTGCTCATACGACTCCTTCGGACCTACCTCAGTCCGTACAAGAAGCCCATCTCCCTGCTGGTGCTGCTGCAGTTCCTGCAGACCTGCGCCACTCTCTACTTGCCCACTCTGAACGCGCACATCATTGACAACGGTGTCGTGAAGGGGGACACGGGCTACATCCTGTCCTTCGGCGCCGTGATGATCGGAATTTCGCTGGCGCAGGTGGTCTGCAACACCGGGGCCGTCTACTACGGCGCCCGTACGGCGTCCGCGGTCGGCCGGGACATCCGGGCCGCCGTCTTCGACCGCGTCCAGTCCTTCTCGGCGCGTGAGGTCGGCCACTTCGGGGCGCCCTCGCTGATCACCCGCACCACCAATGACGTCCAGCAGGTGCAGATGCTCGCCCTGATGACGTTCACCCTGCTGGTGTCGGCGCCGATCATGTGCGTGGGCGGCATCATCCTGGCCCTCGGCCTGGACGTGCCGCTGTCCGGGGTGCTCGTCGCCGTGGTGCCGGTCCTCGGCATCTCCGTGACCCTCATCGTGCGCAGGCTGCGCCCGCTGTTCCGCACCATGCAGGTCCGCCTGGACACCGTGAACCGGGTGCTGCGCGAGCAGATCACCGGCAACCGCGTGATCCGTGCCTTCGTGCGCGACGACTACGAGAAGGACCGCTTCCGGGGCGCGAACACCGAGCTGACCGAGGTGTCCCTCGGTACCGGGCGGATGCTGGCGCTGATGTTCCCGATCGTCATGACCGTGGTGAACCTGTCGTCCATCGCGGTGGTCTGGTTCGGCGCCCACCGCATCGACAGCGGCGGCATGCAGATCGGCGATCTGACCGCGTTCCTCGCCTACCTCATGCAGATCGTGATGTCCGTGATGATGGCCACCTTCATGTTCATGATGGTGCCGCGCGCCGAGGTCTGCGCCGAGCGCATCCAGGAGGTCCTGGCCACGGACAGCAGCGTGGTGCCTCCCACCGCGCCCGTCCTGGAGCTGCGGCGCCACGGCCACCTGGAGATCCGCGGGGGCGGGTTCCGCTACCCGGGTGCCGAGGAGCCGGTGCTCAAGGCCATCGACCTGGTGGCGCGGCCCGGCGAGGTGACCGCCGTGATCGGGTCCACCGGCAGCGGCAAGTCGACGCTGCTCGGGCTGGTCCCCCGGCTGTTCGACGCCACCGACGGCGAGGTGCTCGTCGACGGCGTGGACGTCGCGACCATCGAGCCCAAGCTGCTGGCCAGGACGGTCGGCCTCGTCCCGCAGAAGCCCTACCTCTTCGCGGGCACGGTGGCCACGAACCTGCGGTACGGCAACCCGGACGCGACCGACGAGGAGCTGTGGCACGCGCTGGAGGTGGCGCAGGCCAAGGGCTTCGTGAAGGCTCTCGAAAACGGCCTGGACTCGCCGATCTCCCAGGGCGGTACGAATGTGTCGGGCGGTCAGCGCCAGCGCCTGGCCATCGCCCGCACCCTCGTACAGCGCCCGGAGATCTACCTCTTCGACGACTCCTTCTCCGCGCTCGACTACGCGACCGACGCGGCACTGCGGGCGGCGCTCGCCGAGGAGACCGCCGAGGCGACCGTGGTGATCGTCGCCCAGCGGGTGTCGACCATCCGGGACGCCGACCGGATCGTGGTCCTCGACGAGGGCCGGGTCGTCGGCACCGGGCGCCACCACGAGCTGATGGCGGACAACGAGACCTATCGGGAGATCGTGCTCTCCCAGCTGACGGAAGCGGAGGCTGCCTGA
- a CDS encoding FGGY family carbohydrate kinase, whose amino-acid sequence MGIVAGLDSSPDFTRIVVCDTDTGAVLRQGYAPHPVEATEGGGRPSDVDPQAWLLSLGEAAGGGLLEGVQAIGVSAQQNALVPLDVQGNTVRPALVGGDKRAQVAAADLIDALGGREAWAQAVGCVPQAAQPVTKLRWLNKTEPEAALRTTVLMQAHDWLVWQLLGRPVRRTTDRGGASGTGYWSAATGAYRPDLVELALGHQASLPEVLGPSDAAGTTPEGLLISAGTGETMAAAFGLGIGLGDAVVSLGASGSVMAVHPEALVDATGMITSLADATGMHLPVVTTLNAVRALRGAVELLGVPDLEGLSDLAMKSTPGAHGLVLLPYLEGERTPNLPHTAGTLSGLRRESMRPEHLARAAFEGMLCGLADALDVLRGRGVDVRRIFLLGPAAELPAVQAVAPALFGAQVVVPQPADYAALGAARQAAWALGVSQGTLDPRLPPVWQGAVAQVLEPGEELAVGQAVRQQYVSVREQTHPGAFRA is encoded by the coding sequence ATGGGGATAGTCGCCGGGTTGGACAGTTCGCCCGATTTCACTCGTATCGTCGTCTGCGACACGGACACGGGTGCCGTGCTCAGGCAGGGGTATGCGCCGCATCCGGTGGAAGCCACCGAGGGCGGCGGGCGTCCTTCCGACGTCGATCCGCAGGCCTGGCTGCTGTCCCTGGGCGAGGCCGCGGGCGGCGGGCTGCTCGAGGGCGTGCAGGCCATCGGGGTCTCCGCGCAGCAGAACGCCCTGGTCCCGCTGGATGTGCAGGGCAATACGGTGCGTCCGGCGCTGGTGGGCGGTGACAAGCGGGCGCAGGTCGCCGCCGCCGATCTCATCGACGCGCTCGGCGGGCGCGAGGCGTGGGCGCAGGCCGTGGGCTGCGTACCGCAGGCCGCGCAGCCGGTGACCAAGCTGCGCTGGCTGAACAAGACCGAGCCGGAGGCCGCGCTGCGGACCACCGTGCTCATGCAGGCGCACGACTGGCTGGTCTGGCAGCTGCTGGGGCGGCCGGTGCGCAGGACCACCGACCGGGGCGGGGCCTCCGGTACCGGGTACTGGTCGGCGGCGACCGGCGCGTACCGGCCGGATCTCGTCGAGCTGGCACTCGGGCACCAGGCCTCGCTGCCGGAGGTGCTCGGCCCGTCCGACGCGGCCGGTACGACGCCGGAGGGGCTGCTGATCTCCGCCGGGACCGGCGAGACGATGGCGGCGGCGTTCGGACTCGGCATCGGGCTCGGGGACGCGGTGGTGTCCCTGGGCGCCTCCGGGTCCGTGATGGCCGTACACCCCGAGGCACTGGTGGACGCCACCGGCATGATCACCTCCCTCGCGGACGCGACCGGCATGCATCTGCCCGTCGTCACCACGCTCAATGCCGTACGGGCGCTGCGCGGCGCCGTCGAACTCCTCGGCGTGCCCGACCTGGAGGGCCTGTCCGACCTGGCGATGAAGTCGACGCCCGGCGCCCACGGACTCGTACTGCTGCCCTATCTGGAGGGCGAGCGGACGCCGAATCTGCCGCACACCGCGGGGACGCTGTCCGGGTTGCGGCGTGAGTCGATGCGGCCCGAGCATCTGGCGCGGGCCGCCTTCGAGGGGATGCTGTGCGGGCTCGCGGACGCGCTGGACGTGCTGCGCGGGCGCGGTGTCGACGTACGGCGGATCTTCCTCCTCGGACCGGCCGCCGAGCTGCCCGCCGTGCAGGCCGTGGCGCCCGCGCTGTTCGGCGCGCAGGTCGTCGTACCGCAGCCCGCGGACTACGCGGCGCTCGGCGCGGCCCGGCAGGCGGCCTGGGCTCTCGGGGTCTCGCAGGGCACGCTCGACCCGCGACTGCCTCCCGTCTGGCAGGGTGCGGTCGCCCAAGTGCTGGAGCCCGGTGAGGAACTCGCCGTGGGGCAGGCCGTACGACAGCAGTACGTCTCCGTACGCGAACAGACGCATCCGGGGGCGTTCCGGGCGTAA
- a CDS encoding RNA polymerase sigma factor: protein MPESSERGRPVRDGSPIPAVPLNDYGMDSGEAVDPIPDVPLPHASAATFLEVAPVQTQTLTQTDNTTDTDADTDVVTAVPPQSRAAHHPETEPEGPPGPDEPPVGAVEAPEVEAEAPEPVELPRGRTADTGGPSSDLFRQYLREIGRIPLLTAAEEVELARRVEAGLFAEEKLRLTPDLDSQLALDLDKLVVMGRMAKRRLIEANLRLVVSVAKRYVGRGLTMLDLVQEGNLGLIRAVEKFDYARGYKFSTYATWWIRQAMSRALADQARTIRVPVHVVELINRVVRVQRRMLQERGYEPTPEEVAAHLDLPSERVSEVLRLAQEPVSLHAPVGEEDDVALGDLIEDGDATSPVESAAFLLLREHLEAVLSTLGERERKVVQLRYGLADGRPRTLEEIGRIFGVTRERIRQIESKTLNKLRDHAFADQLRGYLD, encoded by the coding sequence GTGCCTGAGTCCTCGGAGCGCGGCCGACCCGTACGCGACGGGTCCCCGATCCCCGCGGTTCCGCTAAACGACTACGGGATGGACAGCGGCGAGGCCGTCGACCCCATCCCCGACGTACCGCTGCCGCACGCCTCAGCAGCGACATTCCTGGAGGTCGCCCCCGTGCAGACCCAGACCCTGACCCAGACCGACAACACCACGGACACGGACGCGGATACCGACGTCGTCACGGCGGTACCCCCGCAGAGCCGTGCCGCGCACCACCCCGAGACGGAGCCGGAGGGCCCGCCCGGGCCGGACGAGCCGCCCGTCGGCGCCGTCGAGGCCCCCGAGGTCGAGGCCGAGGCCCCCGAGCCCGTCGAACTGCCCCGCGGCCGTACGGCCGACACCGGTGGTCCCTCGTCCGACCTGTTCCGCCAGTACCTGCGGGAGATCGGCCGCATTCCGCTGCTCACCGCGGCCGAGGAGGTCGAGCTCGCCCGCCGTGTCGAGGCCGGACTCTTCGCCGAGGAGAAGCTCCGCCTCACCCCCGACCTGGACAGTCAGCTCGCCCTCGACCTGGACAAGCTGGTCGTCATGGGCCGCATGGCCAAGCGCCGGCTCATCGAGGCGAACCTGCGGCTCGTCGTCTCCGTCGCCAAGCGGTACGTGGGGCGGGGGCTGACCATGCTCGACCTGGTCCAGGAGGGGAACCTCGGGCTCATCAGGGCGGTCGAGAAGTTCGACTACGCCCGTGGGTACAAGTTCTCCACGTACGCGACCTGGTGGATCCGGCAGGCCATGTCGCGTGCGCTCGCCGACCAGGCCCGGACGATTCGCGTCCCGGTGCACGTGGTCGAGCTGATCAACCGGGTCGTGCGCGTTCAGCGGCGCATGCTGCAGGAGCGCGGGTACGAGCCGACTCCCGAGGAGGTCGCCGCGCACCTCGACCTTCCCAGCGAGCGTGTCAGCGAAGTCCTGCGGCTGGCCCAGGAGCCGGTGTCGCTCCACGCGCCCGTGGGGGAGGAGGACGACGTTGCCCTCGGTGACCTGATCGAGGACGGTGACGCGACGAGCCCGGTCGAGTCCGCGGCCTTCCTGCTGCTGCGGGAGCACCTGGAGGCGGTCCTCTCCACGCTCGGCGAGCGTGAACGCAAGGTCGTCCAACTCCGGTACGGCCTCGCGGACGGCCGCCCGCGCACCCTGGAGGAGATCGGCCGCATCTTCGGCGTCACCCGCGAACGCATCCGCCAGATCGAGTCCAAGACCCTGAACAAGCTCAGGGACCACGCCTTCGCGGACCAGCTGCGGGGCTACTTGGACTGA